In a genomic window of Infirmifilum sp. NZ:
- a CDS encoding glycosyltransferase family 2 protein, with protein MSVIVSTKNNRITIPFVLDSIRRLSKQYIVELIVVDGMSDDGTYQFAANFLAQFKNDFYNVKLLRDPGTSLSLSRNMGFVHSTGDFLVFLDGDMILHPEFVENFGRVLSGEYDAIAPRLEVLRLERFTSIFNAFIDVVSEGELNLNKPSIIPQARIFSRRALSKIHGYPPLSRYFGEDRCATALATIQGMKYVYMPTLRIIKVDEPSFAAYLRKHMRYGEGIEKDLTSGGRRVLRDYIVLRRLTYLNLIAPLLSMLYALRLLRVSRSAGLADFLSVFTMKYTIDLAMLIGEIKGLIKH; from the coding sequence GTGAGCGTTATAGTTTCGACCAAAAATAATAGAATAACAATACCCTTCGTCTTAGATTCCATTAGAAGACTTTCTAAACAGTATATCGTTGAACTGATAGTAGTCGATGGGATGTCCGATGATGGAACGTACCAATTCGCCGCGAACTTTCTAGCTCAATTCAAGAACGACTTCTACAATGTCAAGCTTTTGCGCGACCCAGGAACCTCCCTCTCACTCTCACGTAACATGGGTTTCGTGCATTCAACAGGAGACTTTCTCGTATTCCTTGATGGCGACATGATCCTGCACCCCGAATTCGTAGAGAACTTCGGGAGAGTGCTCTCAGGCGAGTACGACGCCATCGCTCCTCGCCTTGAGGTTCTAAGACTCGAACGATTTACCTCGATCTTCAACGCGTTCATAGACGTAGTATCCGAGGGAGAGCTGAACCTGAACAAGCCTTCCATAATTCCTCAAGCACGAATCTTCTCACGCAGAGCCCTAAGCAAGATACATGGCTATCCCCCGCTCTCCCGGTACTTCGGGGAAGACAGGTGCGCGACGGCCCTGGCAACGATTCAAGGCATGAAATACGTGTACATGCCCACGCTGAGGATAATCAAAGTCGATGAGCCCTCTTTCGCGGCGTACCTCAGAAAGCACATGAGATACGGGGAAGGAATAGAAAAAGACCTAACGAGCGGCGGAAGAAGAGTTCTCCGCGACTACATAGTTCTCAGGAGGCTAACTTACCTTAATCTAATCGCCCCATTGCTCTCAATGCTTTATGCACTAAGACTCCTGCGAGTTTCTCGCAGCGCCGGACTGGCAGATTTCCTATCTGTATTTACGATGAAATATACCATTGACTTAGCAATGCTCATCGGAGAGATAAAAGGATTGATCAAACATTAG
- a CDS encoding glycosyltransferase, which yields MRGTNILLVPPNDLINNALPNRLYHLARHWAERHSIYLLRYPSYPISTSIERFLRRTDILPTAKPAGNPGTYYLKNAKALYEALKKTLEREPVEVIVHANILPSTFAVRLARRQGVKTVFDYLDHYPESASAYYRNRLAKKLVHTAVYAITIYNLRNSDEVVTVSHALKQLVDKHARRPAHLIPNGVDTKLFKPTPKETARRELALENHDPILLYYGSIAEWIDWQALLQLTARLKPRHPKALLLLVGKTYGHLDLEIKQKARSLGVEDNVKLVPPQPQEKIPTYISAADIVYAPFKNIQMNLGTPVKIFESLSCSRPVIAADLYEFKLWFKDFLLYYRDINDLESLTLQIIDNYEEYRSLVEKAREYVEINFDWKILAQRYEEVFL from the coding sequence GTGAGAGGCACGAACATACTCCTAGTCCCGCCCAACGACCTGATAAACAACGCCCTGCCGAACCGGCTTTACCACCTAGCCCGGCACTGGGCGGAGCGCCACAGCATCTACCTGCTGAGATACCCCAGCTACCCCATCTCGACAAGCATCGAAAGATTCCTGAGGCGCACAGACATCCTCCCCACCGCCAAGCCCGCCGGAAACCCCGGCACGTACTACCTCAAAAACGCGAAAGCCCTCTACGAGGCGCTGAAGAAAACCCTCGAGCGCGAGCCAGTAGAGGTCATCGTCCACGCGAACATCCTCCCATCGACGTTCGCCGTAAGGCTGGCCAGGAGGCAGGGGGTCAAGACAGTCTTCGACTACCTCGACCACTACCCCGAGTCGGCGTCCGCCTACTACAGAAACAGGCTCGCAAAAAAGCTCGTGCACACGGCAGTCTACGCCATAACGATTTACAACCTGAGGAACAGTGACGAGGTGGTCACCGTATCCCACGCCCTGAAGCAACTCGTCGACAAGCACGCCAGGAGGCCAGCACACCTCATACCCAACGGCGTCGACACGAAGCTCTTCAAACCCACACCCAAGGAAACCGCGAGGAGAGAACTCGCCCTCGAGAACCACGACCCCATACTGCTCTACTACGGCTCAATCGCCGAGTGGATCGACTGGCAGGCACTACTCCAGCTCACAGCAAGGCTCAAGCCAAGACACCCCAAAGCACTCCTCCTCCTCGTAGGGAAAACCTACGGCCACCTAGACCTCGAGATCAAGCAAAAAGCCAGGTCCCTGGGAGTAGAGGACAACGTCAAGCTCGTACCCCCACAGCCCCAGGAAAAGATCCCCACCTACATCTCAGCTGCAGACATAGTCTACGCGCCCTTTAAAAATATCCAAATGAACCTAGGCACACCTGTTAAGATTTTCGAATCTCTTTCCTGCTCTAGGCCTGTAATTGCAGCAGATCTTTATGAGTTCAAGCTGTGGTTTAAGGACTTTTTGCTGTACTACCGTGACATAAATGACCTAGAAAGTCTAACCCTACAGATTATCGACAACTACGAAGAATACAGGAGCCTTGTGGAAAAGGCGAGGGAGTACGTCGAAATAAACTTCGATTGGAAAATCTTAGCACAAAGGTACGAGGAGGTTTTCTTATGA
- the wecB gene encoding non-hydrolyzing UDP-N-acetylglucosamine 2-epimerase, whose product MSLMVVAGTRPEIIKLAPVLWNLRREEYTLVWSGQHYDYEMSKVFFQELGVPDPDVDLGVGSGSHAEQTAKAMIGLEKVINELRPRVVVALGDTNTALAAALASTKSHVPFAHLEAGMRSWDRTMPEEINRIVADHIADILFAFTRLAQIYLVHEGIPYSKIFVTGSTEVDVIRNYESVIDERGKELIEEHGLNPGEYVVVTVHRQASTDDPSTLSQIISALVEISRKYRFKVVFPVHPRTKKAIQAYSLEQALQSENILLLPPLGFFEFLGLLKHARVVLTDSGGVQVDTCTFKVPTVILRYNTEYPECIALGVSELAGTQKEDILSTFERALTKRISKCTQNPLGDGRAGERIARILNKADVKIEAPDLRTSPLVLYRLVAQPLPDDLVLAWYDRLGCPLARESSHFLVRRKHDPHHFDETIFSMFEQKQES is encoded by the coding sequence ATGAGTTTAATGGTCGTCGCAGGTACGAGACCCGAGATAATCAAGCTAGCCCCCGTCCTATGGAACCTTCGACGCGAGGAGTACACCTTGGTGTGGAGCGGTCAGCACTACGACTACGAGATGAGCAAGGTCTTCTTTCAGGAGCTGGGAGTACCTGACCCCGACGTTGACTTAGGCGTCGGGAGTGGAAGCCATGCAGAGCAAACCGCCAAGGCCATGATAGGACTAGAGAAAGTCATCAATGAACTCAGACCCAGAGTGGTCGTAGCGCTCGGCGACACGAACACGGCTCTGGCGGCAGCCCTCGCCTCCACCAAGTCACATGTACCCTTTGCTCACCTCGAAGCCGGCATGCGAAGCTGGGACAGAACAATGCCGGAGGAGATCAACAGAATAGTAGCCGACCATATTGCAGACATTCTCTTCGCTTTCACACGGCTAGCCCAAATTTACTTGGTCCACGAGGGAATACCATACAGTAAGATCTTCGTAACTGGCAGTACCGAGGTCGACGTAATACGAAATTACGAAAGCGTAATCGATGAACGCGGCAAGGAATTAATCGAAGAGCATGGCTTAAACCCAGGAGAGTACGTGGTGGTCACCGTTCATCGACAGGCTAGCACCGACGATCCGTCAACCCTTTCCCAAATAATCTCGGCACTAGTAGAAATTTCAAGAAAGTACAGGTTCAAGGTAGTTTTCCCAGTCCACCCCAGAACCAAGAAGGCCATACAGGCTTACAGCCTAGAGCAAGCACTCCAATCAGAAAACATTCTTCTACTACCACCACTCGGCTTCTTCGAATTCCTAGGCCTGCTTAAGCACGCCCGAGTCGTGCTCACAGACAGCGGCGGCGTACAAGTAGACACATGCACCTTCAAAGTACCCACCGTTATACTAAGGTACAACACAGAATACCCCGAGTGCATTGCCCTCGGAGTATCGGAGCTAGCAGGAACGCAGAAAGAAGATATACTATCCACCTTCGAGCGAGCCCTAACAAAGAGAATAAGCAAATGCACGCAAAACCCATTAGGCGACGGGAGAGCCGGCGAAAGGATAGCTCGTATCCTCAATAAAGCAGACGTAAAAATCGAGGCGCCGGATCTAAGAACCTCGCCCCTCGTGCTTTACCGCTTAGTTGCCCAACCCCTCCCGGATGACCTAGTTCTAGCGTGGTACGACCGCCTCGGCTGTCCCTTGGCTCGCGAAAGCAGCCACTTCCTAGTGAGAAGAAAGCACGATCCACACCACTTTGATGAAACCATCTTTAGCATGTTCGAACAAAAACAAGAAAGCTAA
- the hepT gene encoding type VII toxin-antitoxin system HepT family RNase toxin, whose protein sequence is MSDEGLEKLRGLAAKYPSVAFLAITGSLARKGLSTHDLDVAVKLSERRGKYETLASLLADIAGILGIPEDLVDVIDLDRADPEVKASIVRNSIVIIDRGYYGELLREVDEAFREYGEYRELSIREWLLSEDPTSVDPAVVKRRLDFVKSEARFLREEVLKKPLDEVKGSPILSRVLERGYQLIVEALVDVARHVASSMGWGPCFTAKDYVEKLAEHGVIPEELASELIKRIRLRNIIIHRYLDVDYDELYSDAPRLIAAAEEFERHIARFLRRREGR, encoded by the coding sequence GTGTCTGACGAGGGCCTCGAGAAGCTCAGAGGCCTGGCCGCGAAGTACCCCAGCGTAGCGTTCCTGGCGATCACGGGCTCACTGGCAAGAAAGGGGCTCAGCACCCACGACTTGGACGTGGCGGTGAAGCTGAGCGAGAGAAGGGGGAAGTACGAAACGCTGGCATCCCTCCTAGCCGACATAGCCGGGATCCTGGGCATCCCGGAGGACCTCGTCGACGTAATAGACCTGGACCGGGCTGACCCCGAGGTCAAGGCCAGCATAGTCAGGAACTCCATCGTAATCATCGACAGAGGCTACTACGGAGAGCTGTTGAGGGAGGTGGACGAGGCCTTCAGGGAGTACGGCGAGTACAGGGAGCTCTCCATCAGGGAGTGGCTGCTATCGGAGGACCCCACATCGGTGGACCCAGCTGTCGTGAAGCGAAGGCTCGACTTCGTCAAGTCCGAGGCACGCTTCCTGCGGGAGGAGGTGCTCAAGAAACCCCTAGACGAGGTGAAAGGCTCACCGATCCTCAGCAGAGTCCTCGAGAGGGGCTACCAGCTCATCGTCGAGGCGCTGGTAGACGTAGCCAGGCATGTGGCTTCGTCCATGGGTTGGGGACCCTGCTTCACAGCGAAAGACTACGTCGAAAAGCTCGCCGAGCACGGTGTAATACCCGAAGAGTTGGCCAGCGAGCTCATCAAGAGGATAAGGCTGAGGAACATAATAATTCACCGGTACCTGGACGTGGACTACGACGAGCTGTACAGCGACGCACCCAGGCTCATAGCCGCGGCCGAGGAGTTCGAGAGGCACATAGCTAGGTTCCTCAGGAGGCGCGAGGGGCGGTGA
- the mntA gene encoding type VII toxin-antitoxin system MntA family adenylyltransferase antitoxin codes for MRVVDRGKLVEVLRRVAERYPQLKLMYLFGSYAERRAAPASDIDIAVVTAKPSVIPHVAAELAEELQIPEEKISILDLEYASPALVASILKRGVKIVDRDEGSKLKQLSENAYPQPSRGCPKMQSGYSSMLARIMAAAQASRRGVGA; via the coding sequence ATGAGGGTGGTTGACAGGGGGAAGCTGGTTGAAGTGCTTAGGAGGGTGGCGGAGAGGTATCCCCAGCTCAAGCTCATGTACCTCTTCGGGAGCTACGCTGAGAGGAGGGCTGCGCCGGCGAGCGATATAGATATAGCCGTTGTAACAGCGAAGCCGAGCGTCATTCCGCATGTGGCGGCTGAATTGGCGGAGGAGCTCCAGATCCCCGAGGAGAAGATCTCCATCCTCGATCTGGAGTACGCATCGCCAGCACTCGTGGCGAGCATCCTGAAGAGGGGGGTCAAAATAGTGGACAGGGACGAAGGCTCTAAGCTGAAGCAGCTCAGCGAAAATGCTTACCCACAACCGAGCCGCGGATGCCCGAAGATGCAGAGCGGCTACTCATCGATGCTAGCTCGGATCATGGCAGCCGCACAGGCTTCCCGGCGGGGGGTTGGCGCTTGA
- a CDS encoding nucleotidyltransferase domain-containing protein, with protein MVEGVVKAIRRHIPGARIILFGSRARGDALKESDIDLIVVSKAFEGMGFTDRATYILKTLWREGALPPVDVDLLCYTPEEFEERRREISVVSEALKYGVEL; from the coding sequence ATGGTTGAAGGGGTCGTGAAGGCCATCAGGAGGCACATACCGGGTGCGAGGATAATACTCTTCGGTTCCAGAGCGCGAGGAGACGCGTTGAAGGAGTCAGACATAGACCTCATCGTGGTGTCCAAGGCATTCGAGGGGATGGGCTTCACGGATAGAGCCACATACATTCTGAAGACCCTGTGGAGAGAGGGGGCGCTGCCGCCGGTAGACGTAGACCTGCTCTGCTACACGCCGGAGGAGTTCGAGGAGAGGAGGAGGGAGATAAGCGTAGTGAGTGAAGCGCTGAAGTACGGAGTAGAGCTCTAG